Sequence from the Rhodococcus jostii RHA1 genome:
CCGTGGGGTCCTCCCCCGCGTCCAGGGCGTCCCAGAGCATGCGCTGGGTGACGGGCCCCTCGCCCGCATCGGCCCCGGCCTTCTTCGCCGCGTCACGCCGCGCACCGGGGCTGTCGTACTTGGAGGAGAGCCCGGCCCGCACACGCGGACGGCGCACGAGTTCCACCGCGGCGGCGAGCGCCGCCACGCCGCCCACCAGCGCGAGCACGGCGGGTCCGACGTGCACGGACACCGACTGAACCTCGGCGCGGCCCGGCAACTCGGCCAGCCTGCCCGCCTCGTCGTCGGAGGCGCCGGACACGATCAACCCCACCGCCGGAACCGCGGCCGCGACGGCCACGACCGCGACGAGGACGCCGAGCACACGCAGCGCCCAGCCCTTCACGGCGAACAACGCGGCGATCGCGGCGACCAGGGTCAGCGCCAACGGCGTGAGCGCCGCCGCCCACGTGCCGCCGGCGAGCGCGGACGTGCGCTCCTCCCCGAGTCCGTCGGAGGAGGTGACCTCCACCCACGTCATCCGGGAGGCACCCCACAGGCACAGCGCGGCGACCGCGAGCAGCAGCACCGAGATCATCGACCGGCGACGTCCCGCCTGCCCGGGTTCCCGGGACGTCTCCGACGCGTCACTCACTGCGTGTCGCCTCCCAGGGTCTTCAGCGTGTGCGCCGCCGCGATCGCGCTCAACACCGCCATCGCCTTGTTCCGCGCCTCCGTGTCCTCGTACTCGGGGTTCGAGTCGGCGACGACGCCCGCACCCGCCTGGACGTACCCGATGCCGTCCTTGATCAGCGCGGTCCGGATCGCGATGGCCGTGTCGGCGTCGCCGGCGAAGTCGAGGTACCCGATGATGCCGCCGTAGATGCCCCGGCGCGTGGGTTCGAGTTCCTCGATCAGCTGCATCGCCCGGACCTTCGGCGCACCCGACAGCGTGCCCGCCGGGAAACACGCGGTGACGGCGTCCAAGGCATGCTTACCGTCCGCGAGGTGACCCGTGACGGTGGAGACGAGATGCATCACGTGGCTGTACCGCTCGATGTGGCGGTAGTCGTGGACCTTCACCGTGCCCGGTTCGCACACGCGCCCGAGGTCGTTGCGGCCCAGGTCCACGAGCATGAGGTGCTCCGCGTTCTCCTTCTCGTCGGCGAGCAGGTCCTTCTCGAGCAGGATGTCCTCCTCCTCGGTGTGCCCGCGCCACCGGGTTCCCGCGATCGGGTGCGTGGTGGCGACGCCTTCCGACACGGTCACCAGGGCCTCCGGGCTCGAACCGACGATCGAGAACGCGGTCTCGCCGTCGCCGTTCGGCACGTTGAGCAGGTACATGTACGGGCTCGGGTTGGAGGCGCGCAGCATCCGGTAGACGTCGATCGGGTCCGCGGTGCAGTCGATCTCGAAGCGCTGCGACAGCACCACCTGAAATGCCTCGCCCGCCTCGATGTCTCCCACGAGTTTCTGCACGTCGGCGCCGAATCCTTCGGTGGTGCGCTGACGCCGGTAGTCGGGGGCGGGCTTCGCGAACGTGGACACGGTGGACGACGCCGGCGCCGACAGGGCGTGCGTCATCCGGTCCAGCCGCTCCACTGCGGAGTCGTAGGCCTCGTCGACACGTTCGTCGGTGCCGTCCCAGTTGACCGCGTTGGCGATCAGGGTGATGGCGCCCTCGTGGTGGTCGACGGCCGCGAGATCCGTCGCCAGCAACATGACCATCTCGGGGATCTGCAGATCGTCGGTGGTGTGCTCGCCGATGCGCTCGATCCGGCGCACCGCGTCGTAGCCGAGGAAGCCCACCATGCCGCCGGTCAGCGGCGGCAGGTCGGGCAGCCGCTCGGTGCGGAGCAGTTCCAGCGTCCGGCCGAGGGCCGCGATCGGATCGCCGCCGGACGGGACGCCCGCCGGGACGTTGCCGTACCAGGCGGCTTCACCGTCGACGACGGTGAGCGCGGCGGGACTGCCCGCGCCGATGAACGACCATCGCGACCACGATCGGCCGTTCTCCGCCGACTCGAGCAGGAAGGTCCCCGGCCGGTTCGCCGCCAGCTTGGTGTACGCCGACAGCGGAGTTTCCGCGTCTGCCAACACCTTGCGCGTCACCGGGACCACCCGGTGTTCGGCGGCGAGAGCGTGGAACTGCTCGCGCGTCGTAGTCGAGTCGGACCCGTCGTCGGCCGGGGTGGCGGCGGACTCGGGTGCGGGAATCGTGGTGGGCTCGCCGTGCATGCCGACCATCATCCCAGGCGCACTCGTCGTGTCTGCGTGCGCGGGTAGCCTCGGCTCTCATGAAGCCAGGTCAGCTCGCACCGGAATTCACCCTGCCCGATCAGGACGGCATCGCGCGGTCCCTGTCGAGCCTCCTCGAGGACGGCCCTCTGGTGCTGTTCTTCTACCCCGCGGCGTCGACGCCGGTCTGCACCGCCGAGGCCTGCCATTTCCGCGACCTCGGAATCGAGTTCTCCGCGGTGGGCGCGTCCCGCGCCGGGATCAGCACCGACGCGGTGGAGAAGCAGGCGTCGTTCGCGCAGGCGCAGTCGTTCGACTACCCGCTGCTGTCGGACGCCGACGGAGCCGTCGCGGAGATGTTCGGCGTCCGCCGCGGACTGCTCGGCAAACTCGCCCCGGTCAAGCGGTCGACGTTCGTCATCGACACCGACCGCACCGTGCTCGAGGTCATCTCGAGCGAGTTCCGCGCCAACACGCACGGCGATCAGGCGCTCGCCTTCCTCCGGACACGTCAGTCCACCTGAATCGACCGTTTGGCCAGCCCCATCCAGAAGCCGTCGATCACCTGCCGAGGGATCTGCTCCGGATCGCTCGAGGCGCCCAGCGTGACGAACAGCGGCGCGAAGTGCTCGATCGTCGGGTGGGCGTACGGCATGCCCGGCGCGAGCGAGCGGAAGTCGATGAGCGAATCGACGTCGCCAGCGGCGAGGCGCTCGTCCGCCCAGGCGTCGAACTCCGACGACCAGCCGGGCGCCTTCGCGTCGGGTGACGGGTCGCGCAGGAACGGCAGGCCGTGTGTGGTGAATCCCGAACCGACGATCAGCACACCCTGCTCGCGCAGGGGACGCAGCCGCTCACCGAGGTGCAGCAGTCGCTGCGGGTCGAGCGTGGGCAGCGAGATCTGCAGGACCGGGATGTCGGCGTCGGGGTACATGACCGTCAACGGCACGTAGGCGCCGTGGTCCAGGCCGCGGTGCGGCTGGTGCGACACGGTCTCGTCGTCCGGCATCAGCGCCACGATCTGCGCCGCGAGGTCGGGGGCACCGGGCGACTCGTACGTGGTCCGGTAGAAGCGCTCGGGGAAGCCACCGAAGTCGTAGACGAGGGGCGTGCCGGTGGTGGTGGATCCGATCGTGAGCGGCGCCGATTCCCAGTGCGCCGACACCATGAGGATGGCCTTCGGCCGCGGCAGGTCGCCTGCCCACTTCGCCAGCTGCGACACCCACAGTTCGCTGTCGACCAGTGGAGGCGCACCATGGCTGAGGAACAGTGCGGGCATCGTGGCGGTCATCGCGACTCCTTCGGATCCGAGATCCAACATCGACGGCCAATGTTGAACCTTCAAGTTACTATAAGAGTCAACCGATGGGCGCGGCAACTAATTCCCCGGGCACGATCCAGCCCGCGACGTGCTAACTATGTTGAACACGCTGCACGCGTGGATCGACGTACAGATGGAGGACACCACTGATGAGTGGGAACGACGAGGGCAAGCCCGCAGAACCCGGCACCCGATGGCTCGACGCAGAGCAGCAGGAGGCCTGGCTCACCCTCATCGCCCTGGTCACCCGGCTCCCCGCCGCACTGGACACCCAGCTCCAACGCGACTCGGCACTCACCCACTTCGAGTACTTCGTCCTCGCCTCGCTGTCCGGCGAAACCAACCGGCGCCTCCAGCTGTCCCTGCTCGCCCAGCGCGCCAACGCATCACTGTCCCGGCTGTCCCACGTCATCACCAAGATGGAAAAAGCCGGCTGGGTACGCCGCGAGAGCATCCGCGGCAGCCGCGGCTCCGACGCCGTCCTCACGGACGAAGGCATGGCCAAAGTCGTCGAGGCCGCGCCCCCGCACGTCGAATCCGTCCGCTCACTGATCTTCGACGGACTGTCCGCCGAACAAGTCCGTCAGCTGTCCGAACTGTCCGGCGCCATGCTCACCCAACTCGACAAGAGCATCGCGTCGGGAACCGGCAGAGCCTGACAGCAACTCACCCCAGCGGCGTCCCGCCGACACCCCAGCTGTCGCGCGGGACCTCGGTGATCGTCACCCACACCTTCGCGGGATCCTTGCCCGTCGCATCGGCGTAGGCCTGGGTGACCGCCTCGATCGTCGCGCGCTTCTGCTCCGCGGTGAGCCCCGGTGTCTGACTGATCTGAATCAATGGCATGCGGGCATTCTGCCCGAGGGCATGCGGGCATTCTGCCCGAGGGCATGCGGGCATTCCGCCCGAGCGTCGTGGCGCCCTACTCGACGGCGAGAAGAACGTCGGTGTCGAAGCAGGTGTGCGTGCCCGTGTGGCACGCCGCCCCCTCCTGATCGACGACGAGCAGCACGGTGTCGCCGTCGCAGTCGAGCCGCACCTCGTGGACGTACTGCGTGTGACCGGACGTCTCGCCCTTCACCCAGTACTGCTGACGGGACCGGGAGTAGTACGTGCCCTTGCGGGTGTCGAGGGTGCGGGCGAGAGCCTCGTCGTCCATCCACGCCACCATCAGGACGTCGCCCGTCGACCGTTCCTGCGCGACAGCGCTGAACAGTCCCGCCTCGTTGCGCTTGAGCCGTGACGCGATAGCGGGGTCGAGACTCATCGGACGGTGATCCCTTCTTCACGCATGGACTTCTTCACGTCGCCGATCGTCATGTCGCCGAAGTGGAAGACACTGGCGGCCAGGACGGCGTCCGCGCCGGCGCCGACCGCGGGTGCGAAATGCTCGACGGCGCCCGCTCCCCCGCTGGCGATCACCGGCACGTGCACGGCCGCGCGCACCGCCCGGATCATCGGCAGGTCGAAACCGGCCTTCGTGCCGTCGGCGTCCATCGAGTTGAGCAGGATCTCCCCGACGCCCAGTTCGGCGCCGCGGACCGCCCACTCCACCGCGTCGATACCGGTGCCGCGCTTGCCGCCGTGCGTCGTGACCTCCCACCCCGACGGGGTGTCGGGCTGACCCTGCGGCACGGTCCGTGCATCGACCGACAGGACGATGCACTGGGAGCCGAAGCGTTCGCTGAGTTCGCGGAGCAACTCGGGCCGGGCGATCGCGGCGGTGTTGACGCTGACCTTGTCGGCGCCTGCGCGCAGCAGCCGGTCGACGTCCTCGACGGTGCGGACACCGCCGCCGACCGTGAGCGGGATGAAGACCTGCTCCGCCGTCCGGCTCACCACGTCGAGCATGGTGCCCCGGTCCGCGGTGGACGCGGTGAC
This genomic interval carries:
- a CDS encoding dioxygenase yields the protein MTATMPALFLSHGAPPLVDSELWVSQLAKWAGDLPRPKAILMVSAHWESAPLTIGSTTTGTPLVYDFGGFPERFYRTTYESPGAPDLAAQIVALMPDDETVSHQPHRGLDHGAYVPLTVMYPDADIPVLQISLPTLDPQRLLHLGERLRPLREQGVLIVGSGFTTHGLPFLRDPSPDAKAPGWSSEFDAWADERLAAGDVDSLIDFRSLAPGMPYAHPTIEHFAPLFVTLGASSDPEQIPRQVIDGFWMGLAKRSIQVD
- a CDS encoding MarR family winged helix-turn-helix transcriptional regulator, with product MSGNDEGKPAEPGTRWLDAEQQEAWLTLIALVTRLPAALDTQLQRDSALTHFEYFVLASLSGETNRRLQLSLLAQRANASLSRLSHVITKMEKAGWVRRESIRGSRGSDAVLTDEGMAKVVEAAPPHVESVRSLIFDGLSAEQVRQLSELSGAMLTQLDKSIASGTGRA
- the hisF gene encoding imidazole glycerol phosphate synthase subunit HisF produces the protein MTLAVRVIPCLDVDAGRVVKGVNFENLRDAGDPVELAAAYDAQGADELTFLDVTASTADRGTMLDVVSRTAEQVFIPLTVGGGVRTVEDVDRLLRAGADKVSVNTAAIARPELLRELSERFGSQCIVLSVDARTVPQGQPDTPSGWEVTTHGGKRGTGIDAVEWAVRGAELGVGEILLNSMDADGTKAGFDLPMIRAVRAAVHVPVIASGGAGAVEHFAPAVGAGADAVLAASVFHFGDMTIGDVKKSMREEGITVR
- a CDS encoding TIGR02234 family membrane protein, whose translation is MSDASETSREPGQAGRRRSMISVLLLAVAALCLWGASRMTWVEVTSSDGLGEERTSALAGGTWAAALTPLALTLVAAIAALFAVKGWALRVLGVLVAVVAVAAAVPAVGLIVSGASDDEAGRLAELPGRAEVQSVSVHVGPAVLALVGGVAALAAAVELVRRPRVRAGLSSKYDSPGARRDAAKKAGADAGEGPVTQRMLWDALDAGEDPTVEDKKAEPVDQVDGQDKDPGTRT
- a CDS encoding peroxiredoxin → MKPGQLAPEFTLPDQDGIARSLSSLLEDGPLVLFFYPAASTPVCTAEACHFRDLGIEFSAVGASRAGISTDAVEKQASFAQAQSFDYPLLSDADGAVAEMFGVRRGLLGKLAPVKRSTFVIDTDRTVLEVISSEFRANTHGDQALAFLRTRQST
- the hisI gene encoding phosphoribosyl-AMP cyclohydrolase is translated as MSLDPAIASRLKRNEAGLFSAVAQERSTGDVLMVAWMDDEALARTLDTRKGTYYSRSRQQYWVKGETSGHTQYVHEVRLDCDGDTVLLVVDQEGAACHTGTHTCFDTDVLLAVE
- a CDS encoding tautomerase family protein — encoded protein: MPLIQISQTPGLTAEQKRATIEAVTQAYADATGKDPAKVWVTITEVPRDSWGVGGTPLG
- a CDS encoding anthranilate synthase component I, producing MHGEPTTIPAPESAATPADDGSDSTTTREQFHALAAEHRVVPVTRKVLADAETPLSAYTKLAANRPGTFLLESAENGRSWSRWSFIGAGSPAALTVVDGEAAWYGNVPAGVPSGGDPIAALGRTLELLRTERLPDLPPLTGGMVGFLGYDAVRRIERIGEHTTDDLQIPEMVMLLATDLAAVDHHEGAITLIANAVNWDGTDERVDEAYDSAVERLDRMTHALSAPASSTVSTFAKPAPDYRRQRTTEGFGADVQKLVGDIEAGEAFQVVLSQRFEIDCTADPIDVYRMLRASNPSPYMYLLNVPNGDGETAFSIVGSSPEALVTVSEGVATTHPIAGTRWRGHTEEEDILLEKDLLADEKENAEHLMLVDLGRNDLGRVCEPGTVKVHDYRHIERYSHVMHLVSTVTGHLADGKHALDAVTACFPAGTLSGAPKVRAMQLIEELEPTRRGIYGGIIGYLDFAGDADTAIAIRTALIKDGIGYVQAGAGVVADSNPEYEDTEARNKAMAVLSAIAAAHTLKTLGGDTQ